A genome region from Polyodon spathula isolate WHYD16114869_AA chromosome 19, ASM1765450v1, whole genome shotgun sequence includes the following:
- the LOC121294574 gene encoding liprin-alpha-1-like isoform X4 — protein MMCEVMPTISEAEIPSGGGGGGGTGSPLQSDSDGHFESLMVSMLEERDRLLDTLRETQDTLGLTQGKLHEVSYERDSLQRQLNTALPQEFAALTKELNICREHLLEREEEISELKAERNNTRLLLEHLECLVSRHERSLRMTVVKRQAQSPAGVSSEVEVLKALKSLFEHHKALDEKVRERLRVALERCSALEEQLACSHKELAILREQNIQKKALINDGIVEMNHDSENTPCTNGKRSSDGSLNHEEDLAKVMELQEVIDRQTKDAGQMKERLAALSSRITELEEDLDTARKDLIKSEEMNTKYQRDIREVMAQKEDMEERITTLEKRYLAAQRESTSVHEFNDKLENEIANKESMFRQSEEKNRQIQERLELAEQKLQQTLRKAETLPEVEAELAQRVAALTKAEERHGNIEERLRQMEAHLEEKNQELQRARQREKMNEEHNKRLSETVDKLLSESNERLQLHLKERMSALEDKNALIRDLENTKKLIEEAHHEKEQLLIEIETMRTENEQARLRSTSSLHHGRSHLGSTPDFRYPVSASSMMDSHTDHFNTSVLRRPQKGRMAALRDEPSKVQTLNEQEWERVQQANVLANVAQAFESDVDVSDVEDDRETVFSSVDLMSPSGQADAQTLAMMLQEQLDAINNEIRMIQEEKETTVQRAEEIENRVGGGSSENLGSKFRSMSSIAPSFTGSSPPGSGHSTPRRVPRSPAHEVDRHGSMTLPSDLRKHRRKSPVSQDDKATIKCETSPPTPRSMRLHKGATHAASHEDIRDIRSSTGSQDGQGSNPSSSNSSQDSLNKAPKKKSIKSSIGRLFGKKEKGRPGLPGKEHMAGTPEGDTSPQDALGLSKLGGQVEKNRKLQKKHELLEEARRQGLPFAHWDGPTVVVWLELWVGMPAWYVAACRANVKSGAIMSALSDTEIQREIGISNPLHRLKLRLAIQEIMSLTSPSAPPTSRTSTGNVWLTHEEMENLAATPQTEDEEGSWAQTLAYGDMNHEWIGNEWLPSLGLPQYRSYFMECLVDARMLDHLTKKDLRGQLKMVDSFHRNSFQCGIMCLRRLNYDRQELERKREECQVEVKDVLVWSNDRVVHWVQSIGLKEYASNLVESGVHGALLALDETFDHNALALLLQIPTQNTQARAVLEREYNNLLALGTERRLDEDDDKNFRRAPSWRKKFRPKDVRGMGPGSAETLPANFRVTTAMSSPSMQPKKMQMDGNVTGVQRMDSTTVRTYSC, from the exons ATGATGTGCGAGGTGATGCCAACGATCAGTGAGGCCGAGATTCCATCAGgcggaggtgggggtggggggacggGCTCTCCCCTCCAGTCGGACTCTGATGGTCATTTTGAGTCGCTGATGGTGTCAATGTTGGAGGAGCGGGACCGGCTCCTAGACACTCTGAGGGAGACCCAGGATACCCTAGGCTTGACCCAGGGAAAGCTGCATGAGGTCAGCTATGAGAGGGATTCGCTACAGAGACAGCTCAACACTGCACTTCCACAG GAGTTTGCTGCACTTACTAAAGAACTTAATATATGCAGAGAGCACCTTCTAGAACGAGAAGAAGAAATTTCTGAATTAAAGGCTGAACGAAATAACACACGG ctgcttttAGAACACTTGGAATGCCTTGTCTCGAGGCACGAGCGCTCTCTCAGAATGACAGTAGTGAAGAGACAAGCACAATCTCCAGCAGGGGTATCCAGTGAAGTGGAAGTCCTCAAAGCACTGAAGTCTTTATTCGAGCACCACAAAGCTTTAGATGAAAAG GTAAGGGAAAGGTTACGAGTTGCATTGGAAAGATGCAGTGCATTGGAAGAACAGCTAGCTTGTTCTCATAAAGAA TTGGCTATTTTGAGAGAGCAGAATATCCAAAAGAAAGCTTTGATTAACGATGGGATAGTGGAAATGAACCACGACTCGGAAAACACCCCGTGCACAAACGGAAAG AGATCATCAGATGGGTCTCTTAATCATGAAGAAGATCTAGCAAAAGTTATGGAGCTTCAGGAGGTCATTGACAGACAGACCAAGGATGCGGGTCAGATGAAGGAGCGATTAGCTGCTCTTTCAAGCAGAATAACTGAATTGGAAGAAGATCTCGATACAGCTCGTAAAGATCTCATAAAGTCTGAGGAAATGAACACCAAGTATCAGAGAGACATTCGGGAG GTCATGGCCCAAAAGGAGGATATGGAAGAGAGAATAACAACCCTTGAAAAACGCTACCTCGCTGCACAACGTGAATCCACATCTGTACATGAATTCAATGATAAACttgaaaatgaaattgcaaaCAAAGAATCGATGTTTAGACAG AGTGAAGAGAAGAACCGGCAAATACAGGAGAGGTTGGAACTGGCTGAACAGAAGCTACAGCAAACGCTTAGGAAAGCAGAGACCCTTCCAGAGGTGGAAGCGGAGCTGGCGCAGAGAGTGGCAGCACTTACCAAG GCTGAAGAGAGACATGGAAACATTGAGGAGCGCTTACGGCAGATGGAAGCACATCTGGAGGAGAAGAACCAAGAACTACAGAGA gcTCGACAGAGGGAAAAGATGAATGAAGAACACAATAAACGATTATCAGAGACAGTGGACAAATTGCTTTCTGAGTCAAATGAAAGATTGCAACTTCATCTGAAGGAGAGAATGTCTGCTTTAGAAGataag aatgctctcattcgtgatctggagaacacaaaaaaattaattgaagaAGCACATCATGAGAAG GAGCAACTTCTAATTGAAATAGAAACTATGAGGACTGAAAATGAGCAGGCAAGGTTGAGAAGCACTTCTTCACTGCACCATGG tcgCTCACATCTGGGCAGCACCCCTGATTTCAGGTATCCTGTATCTGCTTCCTCTATGATGGACAGTCACACAGACCACTTCAACACATCAGTGCTGCGGCGGCCACAAAAAGGCCGTATGGCAGCCCTTCGAGACGAGCCCTCAAAG GTGCAGACTCTGAACGAGCAGGAGTGGGAGAGAGTGCAGCAAGCCAACGTTTTGGCTAATGTGGCCCAGGCATTTGAGAGTGATGTGGATGTGTCTGACGTAGAGGACGACAGAGAGACTGTTTTCAGTTCTGTTGATCTGATGTCCCCGAGCGGTCAGGCTGATGCCCAAACTCTGGCTATGATGCTTCAGGAGCAATTGGATGCCATCAACAACGAAATTAG GATGATTCAGGAAGAGAAGGAGACGACTGTCCAGCGGGCTGAGGAGATTGAAAACCGAGTGGGAGGTGGGAGTTCAGAAAATCTTGGCAGCAAATTCAGATCCATGAGCTCCATTGCTCCCTCTTTCACTGGCTCCTCCCCCCCAGGCAGCGGGCACTCTACCCCTCGCCGCGTACCGCGCAGTCCTGCCCATGAGGTAGACCGCCACGGCAGCATGACTCTG CCTAGTGATTTAAGGAAGCACCGTAGGAAG TCCCCAGTATCGCAAGATGACAAAGCTACTATAAAGTGTGAGACCTCCCCTCCAACACCCAGGTCTATGCGTTTACACAAAGGAGCCACCCACGCCGCCAGCCATGAAGATATCAGGGATATAAGAAG TTCCACCGGTTCCCAGGACGGCCAAGGCAGTAACCctagcagcagcaacagcagccaaGATTCTCTTAACAAAGCCCCCAAAAAGAAGAGCATCAAATCTTCCATTGGCCGACTGTTTGGCAAAAAAGAGAAGGGTCGACCTGGACTTCCTGGCAAAGAACATATGG CAGGTACTCCAGAAGGGGATACTTCTCCTCAAGATGCCTTAGGACTTAGTAAACTGGGAGGACAAgtggaaaaaaatagaaaattacagaaaaa GCATGAGCTACTCGAGGAGGCTCGCAGGCAAGGTTTACCGTTTGCACACTGGGATGGTCCGACAGTAGTTGTGTGGTTGGAG CTCTGGGTTGGAATGCCAGCCTGGTACGTAGCGGCTTGCAGAGCCAATGTGAAAAGCGGTGCTATTATGTCAGCTTTGTCTGACACTGAAATACAGCGGGAGATTGGAATTAGCAATCCTTTACACAGGTTAAAGCTACGTCTGGCTATTCAGGAGATCATGTCTTTAACAAGCCCGTCTGCACCGCCAACCTCCAGAACG TCCACTGGGAATGTGTGGCTTACGCACGAAGAAATGGAAAACCTTGCTGCCACACCTCAAACG GAGGATGAGGAGGGCAGCTGGGCCCAG ACACTAGCTTATGGTGATATGAACCACGAGTGGATTGGTAACGAATGGCTCCCAAGTTTGGGGCTGCCTCAGTACCGAAGCTACTTTATGGAGTGCCTTGTTGATGCTCGTATGCTGGATCATTTGACAAAGAAGGACTTACGGGGGCAACTTAAAATGGTTGATAGCTTTCACAG AAACAGCTTCCAGTGCGGTATAATGTGTCTACGAAGGCTGAATTATGATAGACAAGAACTTGAAAGGAAAAGAGAAGAATGCCAAGTTGAAGTTAAAg ATGTTCTAGTATGGAGCAATGACAGAGTAGTTCACTGGGTGCAGTCAATTGGTCTCAAGGAATATGCAAGTAACCTGGTGGAAAGTGGAGTCCACGGTGCGCTTCTTGCCTTGGATGAAACCTTTGATCACAATGCATTAGCGCTTCTATTACAGATACCGACCCAAAATACACAG GCAAGGGCCGTTCTAGAAAGAGAATATAATAATCTTCTTGCTCTGGGTACTGAAAGAAGACTTGATGAG GATGACGATAAGAACTTCAGGAGAGCTCCCTCCTGGAGGAAGAAGTTTCGACCAAAAGACGTTCGGGGGATGGGTCCTGGGTCAGCAGAAACTCTTCCTGCAAACTTCAGGGTTACCACCGCAATGTCTTCACCTTCTATGCAGCCAAAGAAAATGCAGATGGATG GCAATGTCACAGGAGTGCAAAGAATGGATTCTACGACAGTAAGAACCTACTCATGTTAA
- the LOC121294574 gene encoding liprin-alpha-1-like isoform X9: MMCEVMPTISEAEIPSGGGGGGGTGSPLQSDSDGHFESLMVSMLEERDRLLDTLRETQDTLGLTQGKLHEVSYERDSLQRQLNTALPQEFAALTKELNICREHLLEREEEISELKAERNNTRLLLEHLECLVSRHERSLRMTVVKRQAQSPAGVSSEVEVLKALKSLFEHHKALDEKVRERLRVALERCSALEEQLACSHKELAILREQNIQKKALINDGIVEMNHDSENTPCTNGKRSSDGSLNHEEDLAKVMELQEVIDRQTKDAGQMKERLAALSSRITELEEDLDTARKDLIKSEEMNTKYQRDIREVMAQKEDMEERITTLEKRYLAAQRESTSVHEFNDKLENEIANKESMFRQSEEKNRQIQERLELAEQKLQQTLRKAETLPEVEAELAQRVAALTKAEERHGNIEERLRQMEAHLEEKNQELQRARQREKMNEEHNKRLSETVDKLLSESNERLQLHLKERMSALEDKNALIRDLENTKKLIEEAHHEKEQLLIEIETMRTENEQARLRSTSSLHHGRSHLGSTPDFRYPVSASSMMDSHTDHFNTSVLRRPQKGRMAALRDEPSKVQTLNEQEWERVQQANVLANVAQAFESDVDVSDVEDDRETVFSSVDLMSPSGQADAQTLAMMLQEQLDAINNEIRMIQEEKETTVQRAEEIENRVGGGSSENLGSKFRSMSSIAPSFTGSSPPGSGHSTPRRVPRSPAHEVDRHGSMTLPSDLRKHRRKSPVSQDDKATIKCETSPPTPRSMRLHKGATHAASHEDIRDIRSSTGSQDGQGSNPSSSNSSQDSLNKAPKKKSIKSSIGRLFGKKEKGRPGLPGKEHMAGTPEGDTSPQDALGLSKLGGQVEKNRKLQKNANSGHELLEEARRQGLPFAHWDGPTVVVWLELWVGMPAWYVAACRANVKSGAIMSALSDTEIQREIGISNPLHRLKLRLAIQEIMSLTSPSAPPTSRTTLAYGDMNHEWIGNEWLPSLGLPQYRSYFMECLVDARMLDHLTKKDLRGQLKMVDSFHRNSFQCGIMCLRRLNYDRQELERKREECQVEVKDVLVWSNDRVVHWVQSIGLKEYASNLVESGVHGALLALDETFDHNALALLLQIPTQNTQARAVLEREYNNLLALGTERRLDEDDDKNFRRAPSWRKKFRPKDVRGMGPGSAETLPANFRVTTAMSSPSMQPKKMQMDGNVTGVQRMDSTTVRTYSC; encoded by the exons ATGATGTGCGAGGTGATGCCAACGATCAGTGAGGCCGAGATTCCATCAGgcggaggtgggggtggggggacggGCTCTCCCCTCCAGTCGGACTCTGATGGTCATTTTGAGTCGCTGATGGTGTCAATGTTGGAGGAGCGGGACCGGCTCCTAGACACTCTGAGGGAGACCCAGGATACCCTAGGCTTGACCCAGGGAAAGCTGCATGAGGTCAGCTATGAGAGGGATTCGCTACAGAGACAGCTCAACACTGCACTTCCACAG GAGTTTGCTGCACTTACTAAAGAACTTAATATATGCAGAGAGCACCTTCTAGAACGAGAAGAAGAAATTTCTGAATTAAAGGCTGAACGAAATAACACACGG ctgcttttAGAACACTTGGAATGCCTTGTCTCGAGGCACGAGCGCTCTCTCAGAATGACAGTAGTGAAGAGACAAGCACAATCTCCAGCAGGGGTATCCAGTGAAGTGGAAGTCCTCAAAGCACTGAAGTCTTTATTCGAGCACCACAAAGCTTTAGATGAAAAG GTAAGGGAAAGGTTACGAGTTGCATTGGAAAGATGCAGTGCATTGGAAGAACAGCTAGCTTGTTCTCATAAAGAA TTGGCTATTTTGAGAGAGCAGAATATCCAAAAGAAAGCTTTGATTAACGATGGGATAGTGGAAATGAACCACGACTCGGAAAACACCCCGTGCACAAACGGAAAG AGATCATCAGATGGGTCTCTTAATCATGAAGAAGATCTAGCAAAAGTTATGGAGCTTCAGGAGGTCATTGACAGACAGACCAAGGATGCGGGTCAGATGAAGGAGCGATTAGCTGCTCTTTCAAGCAGAATAACTGAATTGGAAGAAGATCTCGATACAGCTCGTAAAGATCTCATAAAGTCTGAGGAAATGAACACCAAGTATCAGAGAGACATTCGGGAG GTCATGGCCCAAAAGGAGGATATGGAAGAGAGAATAACAACCCTTGAAAAACGCTACCTCGCTGCACAACGTGAATCCACATCTGTACATGAATTCAATGATAAACttgaaaatgaaattgcaaaCAAAGAATCGATGTTTAGACAG AGTGAAGAGAAGAACCGGCAAATACAGGAGAGGTTGGAACTGGCTGAACAGAAGCTACAGCAAACGCTTAGGAAAGCAGAGACCCTTCCAGAGGTGGAAGCGGAGCTGGCGCAGAGAGTGGCAGCACTTACCAAG GCTGAAGAGAGACATGGAAACATTGAGGAGCGCTTACGGCAGATGGAAGCACATCTGGAGGAGAAGAACCAAGAACTACAGAGA gcTCGACAGAGGGAAAAGATGAATGAAGAACACAATAAACGATTATCAGAGACAGTGGACAAATTGCTTTCTGAGTCAAATGAAAGATTGCAACTTCATCTGAAGGAGAGAATGTCTGCTTTAGAAGataag aatgctctcattcgtgatctggagaacacaaaaaaattaattgaagaAGCACATCATGAGAAG GAGCAACTTCTAATTGAAATAGAAACTATGAGGACTGAAAATGAGCAGGCAAGGTTGAGAAGCACTTCTTCACTGCACCATGG tcgCTCACATCTGGGCAGCACCCCTGATTTCAGGTATCCTGTATCTGCTTCCTCTATGATGGACAGTCACACAGACCACTTCAACACATCAGTGCTGCGGCGGCCACAAAAAGGCCGTATGGCAGCCCTTCGAGACGAGCCCTCAAAG GTGCAGACTCTGAACGAGCAGGAGTGGGAGAGAGTGCAGCAAGCCAACGTTTTGGCTAATGTGGCCCAGGCATTTGAGAGTGATGTGGATGTGTCTGACGTAGAGGACGACAGAGAGACTGTTTTCAGTTCTGTTGATCTGATGTCCCCGAGCGGTCAGGCTGATGCCCAAACTCTGGCTATGATGCTTCAGGAGCAATTGGATGCCATCAACAACGAAATTAG GATGATTCAGGAAGAGAAGGAGACGACTGTCCAGCGGGCTGAGGAGATTGAAAACCGAGTGGGAGGTGGGAGTTCAGAAAATCTTGGCAGCAAATTCAGATCCATGAGCTCCATTGCTCCCTCTTTCACTGGCTCCTCCCCCCCAGGCAGCGGGCACTCTACCCCTCGCCGCGTACCGCGCAGTCCTGCCCATGAGGTAGACCGCCACGGCAGCATGACTCTG CCTAGTGATTTAAGGAAGCACCGTAGGAAG TCCCCAGTATCGCAAGATGACAAAGCTACTATAAAGTGTGAGACCTCCCCTCCAACACCCAGGTCTATGCGTTTACACAAAGGAGCCACCCACGCCGCCAGCCATGAAGATATCAGGGATATAAGAAG TTCCACCGGTTCCCAGGACGGCCAAGGCAGTAACCctagcagcagcaacagcagccaaGATTCTCTTAACAAAGCCCCCAAAAAGAAGAGCATCAAATCTTCCATTGGCCGACTGTTTGGCAAAAAAGAGAAGGGTCGACCTGGACTTCCTGGCAAAGAACATATGG CAGGTACTCCAGAAGGGGATACTTCTCCTCAAGATGCCTTAGGACTTAGTAAACTGGGAGGACAAgtggaaaaaaatagaaaattacagaaaaa TGCTAATTCAGG GCATGAGCTACTCGAGGAGGCTCGCAGGCAAGGTTTACCGTTTGCACACTGGGATGGTCCGACAGTAGTTGTGTGGTTGGAG CTCTGGGTTGGAATGCCAGCCTGGTACGTAGCGGCTTGCAGAGCCAATGTGAAAAGCGGTGCTATTATGTCAGCTTTGTCTGACACTGAAATACAGCGGGAGATTGGAATTAGCAATCCTTTACACAGGTTAAAGCTACGTCTGGCTATTCAGGAGATCATGTCTTTAACAAGCCCGTCTGCACCGCCAACCTCCAGAACG ACACTAGCTTATGGTGATATGAACCACGAGTGGATTGGTAACGAATGGCTCCCAAGTTTGGGGCTGCCTCAGTACCGAAGCTACTTTATGGAGTGCCTTGTTGATGCTCGTATGCTGGATCATTTGACAAAGAAGGACTTACGGGGGCAACTTAAAATGGTTGATAGCTTTCACAG AAACAGCTTCCAGTGCGGTATAATGTGTCTACGAAGGCTGAATTATGATAGACAAGAACTTGAAAGGAAAAGAGAAGAATGCCAAGTTGAAGTTAAAg ATGTTCTAGTATGGAGCAATGACAGAGTAGTTCACTGGGTGCAGTCAATTGGTCTCAAGGAATATGCAAGTAACCTGGTGGAAAGTGGAGTCCACGGTGCGCTTCTTGCCTTGGATGAAACCTTTGATCACAATGCATTAGCGCTTCTATTACAGATACCGACCCAAAATACACAG GCAAGGGCCGTTCTAGAAAGAGAATATAATAATCTTCTTGCTCTGGGTACTGAAAGAAGACTTGATGAG GATGACGATAAGAACTTCAGGAGAGCTCCCTCCTGGAGGAAGAAGTTTCGACCAAAAGACGTTCGGGGGATGGGTCCTGGGTCAGCAGAAACTCTTCCTGCAAACTTCAGGGTTACCACCGCAATGTCTTCACCTTCTATGCAGCCAAAGAAAATGCAGATGGATG GCAATGTCACAGGAGTGCAAAGAATGGATTCTACGACAGTAAGAACCTACTCATGTTAA
- the LOC121294574 gene encoding liprin-alpha-1-like isoform X6 produces MMCEVMPTISEAEIPSGGGGGGGTGSPLQSDSDGHFESLMVSMLEERDRLLDTLRETQDTLGLTQGKLHEVSYERDSLQRQLNTALPQEFAALTKELNICREHLLEREEEISELKAERNNTRLLLEHLECLVSRHERSLRMTVVKRQAQSPAGVSSEVEVLKALKSLFEHHKALDEKVRERLRVALERCSALEEQLACSHKELAILREQNIQKKALINDGIVEMNHDSENTPCTNGKRSSDGSLNHEEDLAKVMELQEVIDRQTKDAGQMKERLAALSSRITELEEDLDTARKDLIKSEEMNTKYQRDIREVMAQKEDMEERITTLEKRYLAAQRESTSVHEFNDKLENEIANKESMFRQSEEKNRQIQERLELAEQKLQQTLRKAETLPEVEAELAQRVAALTKAEERHGNIEERLRQMEAHLEEKNQELQRARQREKMNEEHNKRLSETVDKLLSESNERLQLHLKERMSALEDKNALIRDLENTKKLIEEAHHEKEQLLIEIETMRTENEQARLRSTSSLHHGRSHLGSTPDFRYPVSASSMMDSHTDHFNTSVLRRPQKGRMAALRDEPSKVQTLNEQEWERVQQANVLANVAQAFESDVDVSDVEDDRETVFSSVDLMSPSGQADAQTLAMMLQEQLDAINNEIRMIQEEKETTVQRAEEIENRVGGGSSENLGSKFRSMSSIAPSFTGSSPPGSGHSTPRRVPRSPAHEVDRHGSMTLPSDLRKHRRKSPVSQDDKATIKCETSPPTPRSMRLHKGATHAASHEDIRDIRSSTGSQDGQGSNPSSSNSSQDSLNKAPKKKSIKSSIGRLFGKKEKGRPGLPGKEHMAGTPEGDTSPQDALGLSKLGGQVEKNRKLQKNANSGHELLEEARRQGLPFAHWDGPTVVVWLELWVGMPAWYVAACRANVKSGAIMSALSDTEIQREIGISNPLHRLKLRLAIQEIMSLTSPSAPPTSRTSTGNVWLTHEEMENLAATPQTTLAYGDMNHEWIGNEWLPSLGLPQYRSYFMECLVDARMLDHLTKKDLRGQLKMVDSFHRNSFQCGIMCLRRLNYDRQELERKREECQVEVKDVLVWSNDRVVHWVQSIGLKEYASNLVESGVHGALLALDETFDHNALALLLQIPTQNTQARAVLEREYNNLLALGTERRLDEDDDKNFRRAPSWRKKFRPKDVRGMGPGSAETLPANFRVTTAMSSPSMQPKKMQMDGNVTGVQRMDSTTVRTYSC; encoded by the exons ATGATGTGCGAGGTGATGCCAACGATCAGTGAGGCCGAGATTCCATCAGgcggaggtgggggtggggggacggGCTCTCCCCTCCAGTCGGACTCTGATGGTCATTTTGAGTCGCTGATGGTGTCAATGTTGGAGGAGCGGGACCGGCTCCTAGACACTCTGAGGGAGACCCAGGATACCCTAGGCTTGACCCAGGGAAAGCTGCATGAGGTCAGCTATGAGAGGGATTCGCTACAGAGACAGCTCAACACTGCACTTCCACAG GAGTTTGCTGCACTTACTAAAGAACTTAATATATGCAGAGAGCACCTTCTAGAACGAGAAGAAGAAATTTCTGAATTAAAGGCTGAACGAAATAACACACGG ctgcttttAGAACACTTGGAATGCCTTGTCTCGAGGCACGAGCGCTCTCTCAGAATGACAGTAGTGAAGAGACAAGCACAATCTCCAGCAGGGGTATCCAGTGAAGTGGAAGTCCTCAAAGCACTGAAGTCTTTATTCGAGCACCACAAAGCTTTAGATGAAAAG GTAAGGGAAAGGTTACGAGTTGCATTGGAAAGATGCAGTGCATTGGAAGAACAGCTAGCTTGTTCTCATAAAGAA TTGGCTATTTTGAGAGAGCAGAATATCCAAAAGAAAGCTTTGATTAACGATGGGATAGTGGAAATGAACCACGACTCGGAAAACACCCCGTGCACAAACGGAAAG AGATCATCAGATGGGTCTCTTAATCATGAAGAAGATCTAGCAAAAGTTATGGAGCTTCAGGAGGTCATTGACAGACAGACCAAGGATGCGGGTCAGATGAAGGAGCGATTAGCTGCTCTTTCAAGCAGAATAACTGAATTGGAAGAAGATCTCGATACAGCTCGTAAAGATCTCATAAAGTCTGAGGAAATGAACACCAAGTATCAGAGAGACATTCGGGAG GTCATGGCCCAAAAGGAGGATATGGAAGAGAGAATAACAACCCTTGAAAAACGCTACCTCGCTGCACAACGTGAATCCACATCTGTACATGAATTCAATGATAAACttgaaaatgaaattgcaaaCAAAGAATCGATGTTTAGACAG AGTGAAGAGAAGAACCGGCAAATACAGGAGAGGTTGGAACTGGCTGAACAGAAGCTACAGCAAACGCTTAGGAAAGCAGAGACCCTTCCAGAGGTGGAAGCGGAGCTGGCGCAGAGAGTGGCAGCACTTACCAAG GCTGAAGAGAGACATGGAAACATTGAGGAGCGCTTACGGCAGATGGAAGCACATCTGGAGGAGAAGAACCAAGAACTACAGAGA gcTCGACAGAGGGAAAAGATGAATGAAGAACACAATAAACGATTATCAGAGACAGTGGACAAATTGCTTTCTGAGTCAAATGAAAGATTGCAACTTCATCTGAAGGAGAGAATGTCTGCTTTAGAAGataag aatgctctcattcgtgatctggagaacacaaaaaaattaattgaagaAGCACATCATGAGAAG GAGCAACTTCTAATTGAAATAGAAACTATGAGGACTGAAAATGAGCAGGCAAGGTTGAGAAGCACTTCTTCACTGCACCATGG tcgCTCACATCTGGGCAGCACCCCTGATTTCAGGTATCCTGTATCTGCTTCCTCTATGATGGACAGTCACACAGACCACTTCAACACATCAGTGCTGCGGCGGCCACAAAAAGGCCGTATGGCAGCCCTTCGAGACGAGCCCTCAAAG GTGCAGACTCTGAACGAGCAGGAGTGGGAGAGAGTGCAGCAAGCCAACGTTTTGGCTAATGTGGCCCAGGCATTTGAGAGTGATGTGGATGTGTCTGACGTAGAGGACGACAGAGAGACTGTTTTCAGTTCTGTTGATCTGATGTCCCCGAGCGGTCAGGCTGATGCCCAAACTCTGGCTATGATGCTTCAGGAGCAATTGGATGCCATCAACAACGAAATTAG GATGATTCAGGAAGAGAAGGAGACGACTGTCCAGCGGGCTGAGGAGATTGAAAACCGAGTGGGAGGTGGGAGTTCAGAAAATCTTGGCAGCAAATTCAGATCCATGAGCTCCATTGCTCCCTCTTTCACTGGCTCCTCCCCCCCAGGCAGCGGGCACTCTACCCCTCGCCGCGTACCGCGCAGTCCTGCCCATGAGGTAGACCGCCACGGCAGCATGACTCTG CCTAGTGATTTAAGGAAGCACCGTAGGAAG TCCCCAGTATCGCAAGATGACAAAGCTACTATAAAGTGTGAGACCTCCCCTCCAACACCCAGGTCTATGCGTTTACACAAAGGAGCCACCCACGCCGCCAGCCATGAAGATATCAGGGATATAAGAAG TTCCACCGGTTCCCAGGACGGCCAAGGCAGTAACCctagcagcagcaacagcagccaaGATTCTCTTAACAAAGCCCCCAAAAAGAAGAGCATCAAATCTTCCATTGGCCGACTGTTTGGCAAAAAAGAGAAGGGTCGACCTGGACTTCCTGGCAAAGAACATATGG CAGGTACTCCAGAAGGGGATACTTCTCCTCAAGATGCCTTAGGACTTAGTAAACTGGGAGGACAAgtggaaaaaaatagaaaattacagaaaaa TGCTAATTCAGG GCATGAGCTACTCGAGGAGGCTCGCAGGCAAGGTTTACCGTTTGCACACTGGGATGGTCCGACAGTAGTTGTGTGGTTGGAG CTCTGGGTTGGAATGCCAGCCTGGTACGTAGCGGCTTGCAGAGCCAATGTGAAAAGCGGTGCTATTATGTCAGCTTTGTCTGACACTGAAATACAGCGGGAGATTGGAATTAGCAATCCTTTACACAGGTTAAAGCTACGTCTGGCTATTCAGGAGATCATGTCTTTAACAAGCCCGTCTGCACCGCCAACCTCCAGAACG TCCACTGGGAATGTGTGGCTTACGCACGAAGAAATGGAAAACCTTGCTGCCACACCTCAAACG ACACTAGCTTATGGTGATATGAACCACGAGTGGATTGGTAACGAATGGCTCCCAAGTTTGGGGCTGCCTCAGTACCGAAGCTACTTTATGGAGTGCCTTGTTGATGCTCGTATGCTGGATCATTTGACAAAGAAGGACTTACGGGGGCAACTTAAAATGGTTGATAGCTTTCACAG AAACAGCTTCCAGTGCGGTATAATGTGTCTACGAAGGCTGAATTATGATAGACAAGAACTTGAAAGGAAAAGAGAAGAATGCCAAGTTGAAGTTAAAg ATGTTCTAGTATGGAGCAATGACAGAGTAGTTCACTGGGTGCAGTCAATTGGTCTCAAGGAATATGCAAGTAACCTGGTGGAAAGTGGAGTCCACGGTGCGCTTCTTGCCTTGGATGAAACCTTTGATCACAATGCATTAGCGCTTCTATTACAGATACCGACCCAAAATACACAG GCAAGGGCCGTTCTAGAAAGAGAATATAATAATCTTCTTGCTCTGGGTACTGAAAGAAGACTTGATGAG GATGACGATAAGAACTTCAGGAGAGCTCCCTCCTGGAGGAAGAAGTTTCGACCAAAAGACGTTCGGGGGATGGGTCCTGGGTCAGCAGAAACTCTTCCTGCAAACTTCAGGGTTACCACCGCAATGTCTTCACCTTCTATGCAGCCAAAGAAAATGCAGATGGATG GCAATGTCACAGGAGTGCAAAGAATGGATTCTACGACAGTAAGAACCTACTCATGTTAA